A single genomic interval of Pyrus communis chromosome 5, drPyrComm1.1, whole genome shotgun sequence harbors:
- the LOC137733882 gene encoding receptor-like protein kinase HERK 1 yields MAGGTIRLFIGVTSILFSICVSLGFNPEDSYLINCGSSSSVTVGGRVFVSDESASNLLSAPQTISANAISKSNSSSFDSVLYQSARIFDKTSLYTFPITKQGRHWIRLYFSPFVHGSYNSSTAKFSVSAQTFTLVKELRMESDSFVMEYSLNVTSETLVLTFTPASNSFAFVNALEVVSIPDKIIPEDARTIGSKENRQSLRRQALETVVRVNMGNQTVSPLNDTLRRHWVSDDLYLMHNGLPEFVSNESAVHYTSWPTEDVAPSSVYGTATKLDNTKTDALFNANLTWHFDVDPGFEYLVRFHFCDIVSNNTQSSILKVYINSLSVSDNLDLRSLTSNILGAPYYMDVVIRATDSEKLNVSVGPSRADIVYPIVFLNGLEIMKISNPKSSLDVLDSSSKASSKMKVAVIAGLAVGLFSAIVLAAVLFLLCRRRRRLARAIHSNTEDGVVNETESKITDSTAMFSVSKIGYRFPFVAIREATDNFSENLVIGVGGFGKVYKGVLRDNTKVAVKRGAPQSRQGLAEFRTEIEMLSQFRHRHLVSLIGYCDEQNEMIIIYEYMRNGSLKDYLYGSDFPSLSWRQRLGICVGAAKGLHYLHTGSTKAIIHRDVKTANILLDENLMAKVADFGLSKTGPEIDQTHVSTVVKGSFGYLDPQYLTRQQLTEKSDVYSFGVVMFEVLCGRPVIDPSLPREKVNLVEWAMKLHNKGQLEEIVDPCLAGQVKPESLRKFGEIIAKCLAEHGVDRPTVGDVLWNLESVLQLEGSEGSNGRLSSQADHVKPLETSVSVAEFSMGSAGDLAGFSMSKVFAQMVKEDMR; encoded by the coding sequence ATGGCTGGTGGGACTATCAGATTGTTCATAGGGGTTACTTCGATTTTGTTTTCGATTTGTGTTTCATTGGGGTTTAATCCTGAAGATAGTTATCTGATAAACTGTGGATCTTCGAGCAGTGTAACAGTTGGTGGTCGTGTATTTGTATCTGATGAGTCTGCATCAAATCTCCTTTCAGCTCCACAAACTATTTCAGCCAATGCAATTTCAAAATCCAACTCTTCCTCCTTTGATTCAGTTTTGTACCAAAGTGCACGAATATTTGACAAAACCTCCCTTTACACATTTCCGATTACAAAACAAGGGCGGCACTGGATTCGCCTCTATTTCTCTCCTTTTGTTCATGGGAGCTACAATTCGAGCACAGCGAAATTCTCTGTCTCTGCTCAAACTTTCACCCTTGTCAAGGAGTTACGAATGGAGAGCGATTCCTTTGTTATGGAATACTCTTTGAACGTAACTTCTGAAACTCTTGTTCTCACTTTTACTCCTGCCTCCAACTCATTTGCTTTTGTAAATGCCTTGGAAGTTGTTTCGATACCGGATAAGATCATTCCTGAGGATGCTAGAACCATTGGTTCAAAGGAAAATCGCCAAAGTTTGAGGAGGCAAGCATTAGAGACAGTTGTGAGGGTGAACATGGGTAATCAAACAGTATCTCCTCTCAATGATACCTTGCGGAGGCATTGGGTTTCTGATGATTTGTACTTGATGCACAATGGTCTTCCAGAATTTGTGTCAAATGAAAGCGCTGTCCATTACACGAGCTGGCCAACAGAAGATGTTGCTCCTTCTTCTGTCTATGGCACGGCAACTAAGTTGGATAATACTAAAACCGATGCTTTGTTTAATGCCAATTTAACATGGCATTTCGATGTTGATCCTGGTTTTGAGTATCTGGTTCGGTTTCATTTCTGTGACATAGTCAGTAACAAtactcaaagttccatcctcAAAGTTTATATCAATTCGTTGTCTGTTTCTGATAATCTTGATCTTAGAAGTCTGACATCGAATATCTTAGGCGCCCCATATTATATGGATGTCGTCATTAGGGCAACTGATAGCGAGAAGCTAAACGTTAGTGTTGGTCCCTCTAGGGCCGACATTGTGTATCCTATCGTCTTTCTCAACGGGCTGGAGATCATGAAAATAAGTAATCCTAAGAGCAGCCTCGATGTCTTGGATTCTTCTTCAAAAGCCAGCTCTAAGATGAAAGTTGCTGTTATAGCTGGCTTGGCTGTTGGACTATTTTCTGCCATCGTGTTGGCTGCAGTCTTGTTCTTGctttgcagaagaagaagaagactagCGCGCGCCATCCATTCGAATACAGAAGATGGAGTGGTGAATGAAACGGAAAGTAAAATCACCGACAGTACAGCAATGTTTTCTGTTTCAAAAATTGGGTATCGCTTCCCTTTTGTGGCAATTCGGGAGGCCACAGATAATTTCAGCGAGAACCTGGTTATTGGAGTTGGTGGTTTTGGGAAGGTTTACAAAGGAGTTTTAAGGGACAATACAAAAGTGGCAGTCAAGAGAGGAGCTCCTCAATCAAGGCAGGGTCTTGCCGAATTCAGGACAGAAATTGAAATGTTGTCTCAGTTCCGCCACCGTCATCTGGTGTCATTAATTGGATACTGTGACGAGCAGAATGAGATGATCATTATTTATGAGTACATGAGAAATGGGAGCCTGAAGGACTACCTTTACGGTTCAGACTTTCCGAGCTTGAGTTGGAGGCAAAGGCTTGGAATATGTGTTGGAGCTGCCAAAGGACTTCACTATCTTCATACTGGCTCTACAAAGGCGATCATTCACCGTGATGTTAAGACTGCAAATATACTACTAGATGAGAATCTTATGGCAAAGGTTGCTGATTTCGGGCTTTCAAAAACCGGCCCTGAGATTGATCAGACACATGTCAGTACCGTGGTTAAAGGAAGCTTTGGGTATCTTGATCCACAGTACTTAACAAGGCAACAACTTACGGAGAAGTCGGATGTGTACTCATTTGGGGTTGTGATGTTTGAAGTCCTTTGTGGGAGACCTGTTATTGATCCCTCCCTCCCGAGGGAAAAGGTGAATCTGGTTGAATGGGCAATGAAGTTGCATAATAAAGGGCAGTTGGAGGAGATTGTAGATCCTTGCCTTGCAGGTCAAGTAAAGCCGGAGTCATTGAGGAAGTTCGGAGAAATAATTGCAAAATGCTTGGCGGAACATGGTGTTGATCGACCTACGGTGGGAGATGTGCTATGGAACCTGGAATCTGTGCTTCAACTTGAAGGAAGTGAAGGAAGTAACGGCAGGCTATCTTCGCAAGCTGATCATGTCAAACCCCTGGAGACCAGTGTATCTGTTGCAGAATTTAGCATGGGAAGTGCAGGGGACCTTGCTGGCTTCTCGATGAGCAAGGTTTTCGCCCAAATGGTGAAAGAGGACATGAGGTAA